From the Anaeromyxobacter dehalogenans 2CP-1 genome, the window GGGTCCACACCCTCCTCACCGGCGCGGTGCAGCGGACCGGCGACGACGCGCGGCTCTGGACCGGCCTCGGGCTGGGCGTGCGGATGGGCGGCGCGCGGCGGTTCGCCGACGTGGACCTGATCGGCCAGTCGGTTCCGGACGAGCCCATCGACCACGTCCGCGGGACGCTGCGGGTGCTGGGCGGGTGGCAGGTCGCGCGGCGGCTGGCGCTGGTGGCCGGCCCCACCGTGAACGTGCTGTGGTCGCGCGACCCGGCGTTCGATCCGGGGGTGGCGGGGACGCCGTCCCGCGAGCTCGGCCACGGCGACCGGGTGCTGCGCCTGTGGGCGGGCTTCGCGGCCGGCCTGCGGATCTGAGCGCACGTGAACCCATCCCCTCCCGTCGCCGCGGCGGCCGATCCGCGTCGCATCGCGTCGTTGCTCCTCCCTCACATGCCTCGGGGCATGCTCGGTCGTCGCGCCTCGCGCTGCTCGCGGCTCGACCGCCTGGCTCGGTCCGGGGATGGATTCCACGCGCTCTGAGCGCCGCCGCGGACGGAACGGCCCCTCCCGCCGCAGGGCAGGAGGGGCCGGGGCGCGGCGCGGCGGGAGGGAGGGGCTACCGCCGCGTGGCGCGGAGGGCCTCGTCGAAGTCCTCCTTGATGTCCTCGATGTGCTCGATGCCCAGCGAGACGCGGATCTGGTCCGGCGTGACGCCGGAGCCCTGCTGCTCGGCGTCGGAGAGCTGCTGGTGGGTGGTCGAGGCCGGGTGGATCACGAGCGTCTTCGCGTCGCCGACGTTCGCGAGGTGCGAGGCGAGCTTCACCGAGTCGATGAACGCCTTGCCCGCCTCGTAGCCGCCCTTCACGCCGAAGGTGAAGACGCCGCCGAACCCGTTCCGCAGGTACTTGCGGGCCCGCTGGTGGAACGGGTGCTCCTCGAGGCCGGTGTAGTTCACCCAGGCGACGTCCGGGTGCGACTTCAGCCAGCGTGCCAGCGCGAGCGTGTTCTCGCCGATGCGCTGCACGCGCAGGGAGAGCGTCTCGACGCCTTGCAGCAGCAGGAACGCGTTGAACGGCGAGAGCGTCGGGCCGAGGTCGCGCAGCCCCTCGACGCGGGCGCGCAGGACGAACTGGATGTTGCCGAACGGGCCCTTCGGGCCGAACACGTCGTTGAACACCAGGCCGTGGTAGCCCGGGGACGGCTCGGTGAAGAACGGGAACTTGCCGCTCTTCGCCCAGTCGAACTTGCCCGAGTCCACGATCACGCCGCCGATCGAGGTGCCGTGGCCGCCGATCCACTTCGTGGCGGACTCCACCACCACGTCGGCGCCCCACTCGATGGGCCGGCAGAAGTAGCCGCCGGCGCCGAAGGTGTTGTCCACCAGCAGCGGGATGCCGTTGTCGTGCGCGAGCGCGGCCAGCGCCTCGAAGTCGGGGACGTTGCCGGCGGGGTTGCCGATGGACTCGACGTAGACCGCCTTCGTCTTCCCGTCGATCGCCTTGCGGATCGTGTCCACCTCGGCGCCCTCCACCAGCTTCACGTCGATGCCGAGCCGGGGGAGCGTGACCTTGAACTGGTTGTACGTGCCGCCGTACAGGTTGCTGGTCGAGACCACGTTGTCGCCGGCCTGCGCCAGGTTCGCGATGGCGAGGAACTGCGCGGCCTGGCCCGAGGACGTGGCGAGCGCGGCGACGCCGCCCTCGAGCGCGGCGATGCGCTTCTCGAACACGTCCGTGGTCGGGTTCATGATCCGCGTGTAGATGTTCCCGAACTCCTTCAGCGCGAACAGGTTCGCGCCGTGCTCCGCCGAGTCGAAGGTGTAGGACGACGTCTGGTAGATGGGGACCGCGCGGGCGTTCGTCCCCGGCGCGGGCTCCTGGCCGGCGTGGACCTGCAGCGTCTCGAAGCGGAGCTTCCTGTTCGGGGGGATGGCCATGCGTTCCTCTGGGCGGGGGCGGTCCGTTGAGTTGGATGGTCATCCTAAGAAGCGGACGCGCGGGATGTCAAGCCGGTCGGGCGTAATGCGGCCATCGAGGGGTGCGCCAAACCGTTCGTCCGTTTTAACGGATGGAGATCGGACGCCCGCCGCGCCGGCCGCGACGACCATTTCGCCGGCCGGCCCGGATCGGTCTACATTCCCGCCGCAACCGCAGCGACCGGAGGACCCAGCCCTTGCCCGACACCCAGCCCCGCAACGTCCCCGAGCTCTTCCTCGAGCGCGTCGGCCTCACGCCGGACGCCGAGGCGTTCCGCCATCCGGCCGGTGCGGGCTGGCGCAGCCTGACCTGGGCGGACACCGAGGCGCGGGTGCGCGCGATCTCCGCGGGCCTCCGGGCGCTCGGCGTCCAGTCGGAGCAGGTCTGCGCCATCCTGGCGTCCACCCGGATCGAGTGGGTGCTCTCCGACTTCGGCATCCTGTGCGCCGGCGCCGCCACCAGCACCATCTACCCGTCCTCCACCGCGGAGGAGTGCGCGTACATCCTGGCCGACTCGGGCGCGGTGGTGGCGTTCGCGGAGGACGGGCTGCAGGTCGCGAAGCTGGCCTCGCGCCGCGCCGAGATGCCGGCGCTCCGGCACGTGGTGGTGTTCGACGGCGAGGGCAGCGCGGACGGCTGGGTGACGCCGCTCGCCGACCTGGAGGCGCGCGGCCGCGCCTGGGACGCGGAGCACCCCGGCGCGTTCGAGGAGACGGCCGCGTCGGTGCGCCCCGACGCGCTCGCCACCCTGCTCTACACCTCCGGCACGACCGGGGTGCCCAAGGGCGTCGAGCTCACGCATTCGTGCTGGGTCTCGCAGTCGGCCTCGGTGCAGGCCTCGGGCATCCTCGACCACGAGGACCCGGTGCAGTTCTTCTGGCTGCCGCTCGCGCACTCGTTCGGGAAGATGATCGGCACCGCCCAGCTCCGGATCGGCTTCCCCACCGCGGTGGACGGCCGGGTCGACCGGATCGTCGAGAACCTCGGCGTGGTGCGCCCGACGTTCGTGTGCGCGGTGCCGCGGATCTTCGAGAAGGTGCACAACAAGATCCTCTCGAACGCGCGCGACGGCGGCCCGGTCAAGGCCGCCATCTTCCGGTGGGCCATCGACGTGGGGCTGGTGGCGTCGCGCGCGCGCCGGGCCGGCCGCCCGCCCGGGACGCTGCTCCAGGCGCAGCTCGCGGTGGCCGACCGGCTGGTGTTCCACAAGGTGCGCGAGCTGTTCGGCGGCCGCCTGCGCTTCTTCGTGTCCGGCTCGGCGCCGCTCTCCCGCGACATCGCCGAGTTCTTCGACGCGATGGGCATCGTCATCCTGGAGGGCTACGGGCTCACCGAGTCGTCCGCGGCGACGCACGCGAACCTGCCCTCGAAGCGGAAGATCGGCACGGTCGGCCCCGCGTTCCGGGGCATCGAGGTGCGCATCGCCGAGGACGGCGAGATCCTGATGCGCGGCCCGTGGATCATGCGCGGCTACCGCGGCATGCCCGAGCAGACCGCCGAGGCGCTCGACCCGGAGGGCTGGCTGCACACCGGCGACGTCGGGTTCGTGGACGCGGACGGGTTCCTGTCCATCACCGACCGGAAGAAGGACCTCATCAAGACCTCCGGCGGCAAGTACGTCGCGCCGGCCGAGCTCGAGTCCAAGCTGAAGGCCATCTCGCCGTTCGTCTCGCAGGTGCTGGTCCACGGCGACCGGCGCAACTTCGTCACCGCGCTCGTGACGCTCGACGCCGACGCCATCGCGAAGTGGGCGGCGGAGCACGGCCACGCGGGCCAGCCGGTGTCGGCGCTCGCGCGACTCCCGGAGGTGCAGGAGCTGCTGCAGCGTCACGTGGACCGCCTCAACGCCGGGCTGCCGCGCTTCGCCACCGTGAAGAAGTTCGCCATCCTGCCGCGCGAGCTCTCCGAGGCGGAGGGCGAGGTCACCCCGTCGCAGAAGCTGAAGCGGAAGGTGATCGAGCAGCACTTCCGCGCCGAGATCGACGCGATGTACGGCGGGGAGCCGCCGCGGGCCTAGGTCAGCGCGCGGGCGCCTCGCCGGCGGCCGCCTGCTCGAGCCGCGAGAGCGCCTCGCGCGCGCCGTCGAGCAGCGCCGGGTCGTCCACGCCGGCGCGGCGCGCCCAGTCCAGCGTCTGCTCGTAGGCGCTCGCCGCCTTCGACGCCAGCACGGCGACCTGCCCGCGCAGCTCGGCCCGGTAGGCGTCGGCGCGCGCCGCGTCCAGGCCGGGCGGGAGCGGCGCCTCGAGCAGCTCGCGCCGCAGCCCGTCGTACAGCTCGCCGACGCGCGCGCCGGCCGCCACGGCCCAGCGGGCGTCGCCCAGGCGGATGGCGCGGAGGTACTCGCCCTGCGCCGACAGGAGCGCCTCCGACTTCCGCTCCAGCGCGCCGTGCAGCGCGTCCGCGTCGCCGGTGGACGGGTCGAGCCGGACGGCGGCCACGCGGTCGCGGTACAGCTCGCCGAGGTAGTACTGCGCCTGCGCCGCGAAGTACGGCTCGAGCCGCTCCGCCGCCGAGGCCTCCTCGAAGCGGGCCACCGCGAGCCGGAGCGACCGCTCCGCGTCGGCCGCGCGGCCGGCGTCCCGCTCCACCACGCCGTGGAGCGCCAGCGCGCGGATCCGCGCCGCCGGCTCCAGCCCGGGCCGGCCGGCCAGCGCCGCCAGCGCGGCGGCGGCCTCGTCCAGCTCGCCCAGGTGGTACCGGCACTCGGCCGCGCCGAACTCGGCCTCGAGCGCTCCGGCCGCGTCGCCCGGCCCGGCGGCGCGCGCGCGGAAGCGCTCCAGCGCGAGGCGCCACGCCCCGGCGCGCTGGTAGGCGAGGCCGGCGCGCAGCCGGGCCTCCGGCGCGCGCGGCGAGCCGGGGAACGCGTCCGCGAGGCGCGCCCAGGCCGCGGCGGCGCGCTCGAGATCGCCGGCCTGGCCCGCGGCCGCGCCCAGGGCGGCCAGCTCCTCGTCGTTCTTCCCGGCCAGGTCGCGCTCGGCGGGGCCGGGCACCGGCTCGCCCGGCGCGAACGCGACCTGCGCGGCCGACGGCGGCGCGCGCCGCGCGCCCGCGCAGGCCGCCGACAGCGCCAGCGCGCAGACGGCGAGGCGGCGCATCACGGGGCCACCGCCTGCAGGTGCACCGTGCGCCGGCGCGGGCCGTCGAGCTCGCACAGGAACACGCCCTGCCAGGTGCCGAGCAGCGGCGCGCCGTCGCGCACGATCACCGTGGCGGAGGACCCGAGCAGCGAGGCCATCGCGTGCGCGGGGCTGTTGCCCTCCGCGTGCCGGTAGCGCCCGCGCGCCGGCGCGTCCGGGATCGCGTTCTCGAGCGCGAGCAGGAGGTCGCGCCGCACGTCGGGGTCGGCGTTCTCCTGGATGGTGATCCCGGCGGTGGTGTGCGGGCAGTAGACGAGCAGCAGCCCCTCGCGCAGGCCGGCGGCGGCGACGGCGCGGCGCACCTCGGCGGTGATCTCCACCAGCTCGCGCGCGGCGTGGGTCTCGACCTCGAGATCGGGAAGGCGCATCGGGCACATACTAGACGGCCGATCTGGAATCGGGAACCGCCGCCGCGCGCCGCGCGCCCGCAGGGGCGCAGCCGCGAGCGTCACAGCCGGTCTGCCATCCGGGCCAGGCCCGCCAAGTCGTGCACGTCGCCCTCGAGGCGCGGCACCAGCGCGTGCGGCGCACCGATCCGGGCGAGGAGGCCGGCGAGCGAGCGGCGCTCCGCGGCGGCCATCGCCTGGTGCTCCGCCAGCGTGGCCGCGAGCCGCGCGGCCAGGTCGGGCGCGCTCGCGGCGGCCGCGGCCAGCGGCGCGGCCAGGTCGGCCGCGTCCGGCAGCGGCGCCGCCGCCGGCCACAGGTCCGGGGTGAGCCGGTTCACCACCAGCCCCGCCACCGGCATCGACTCCGCGTGAAGCCGCTCGTGGAAGGCGAGCGCCTCCTCGATGGCCGCGGCCGCCGGCGACGCCACCAGCACGAAGCCGGTCTCGGGCCGGGCCAGCATGGCTCGCACCTCGCCGGCGCGCTCCTTGA encodes:
- a CDS encoding O-acetylhomoserine aminocarboxypropyltransferase/cysteine synthase family protein, whose protein sequence is MAIPPNRKLRFETLQVHAGQEPAPGTNARAVPIYQTSSYTFDSAEHGANLFALKEFGNIYTRIMNPTTDVFEKRIAALEGGVAALATSSGQAAQFLAIANLAQAGDNVVSTSNLYGGTYNQFKVTLPRLGIDVKLVEGAEVDTIRKAIDGKTKAVYVESIGNPAGNVPDFEALAALAHDNGIPLLVDNTFGAGGYFCRPIEWGADVVVESATKWIGGHGTSIGGVIVDSGKFDWAKSGKFPFFTEPSPGYHGLVFNDVFGPKGPFGNIQFVLRARVEGLRDLGPTLSPFNAFLLLQGVETLSLRVQRIGENTLALARWLKSHPDVAWVNYTGLEEHPFHQRARKYLRNGFGGVFTFGVKGGYEAGKAFIDSVKLASHLANVGDAKTLVIHPASTTHQQLSDAEQQGSGVTPDQIRVSLGIEHIEDIKEDFDEALRATRR
- a CDS encoding AMP-dependent synthetase/ligase — translated: MPDTQPRNVPELFLERVGLTPDAEAFRHPAGAGWRSLTWADTEARVRAISAGLRALGVQSEQVCAILASTRIEWVLSDFGILCAGAATSTIYPSSTAEECAYILADSGAVVAFAEDGLQVAKLASRRAEMPALRHVVVFDGEGSADGWVTPLADLEARGRAWDAEHPGAFEETAASVRPDALATLLYTSGTTGVPKGVELTHSCWVSQSASVQASGILDHEDPVQFFWLPLAHSFGKMIGTAQLRIGFPTAVDGRVDRIVENLGVVRPTFVCAVPRIFEKVHNKILSNARDGGPVKAAIFRWAIDVGLVASRARRAGRPPGTLLQAQLAVADRLVFHKVRELFGGRLRFFVSGSAPLSRDIAEFFDAMGIVILEGYGLTESSAATHANLPSKRKIGTVGPAFRGIEVRIAEDGEILMRGPWIMRGYRGMPEQTAEALDPEGWLHTGDVGFVDADGFLSITDRKKDLIKTSGGKYVAPAELESKLKAISPFVSQVLVHGDRRNFVTALVTLDADAIAKWAAEHGHAGQPVSALARLPEVQELLQRHVDRLNAGLPRFATVKKFAILPRELSEAEGEVTPSQKLKRKVIEQHFRAEIDAMYGGEPPRA
- a CDS encoding secondary thiamine-phosphate synthase enzyme YjbQ — its product is MRLPDLEVETHAARELVEITAEVRRAVAAAGLREGLLLVYCPHTTAGITIQENADPDVRRDLLLALENAIPDAPARGRYRHAEGNSPAHAMASLLGSSATVIVRDGAPLLGTWQGVFLCELDGPRRRTVHLQAVAP